From one Bartonella sp. HY038 genomic stretch:
- the repA gene encoding plasmid partitioning protein RepA translates to MTTDKANRFDYLIAEQGEKISSALNMLRMQQYPPDAKKGLRKFQTAEVAQLIGVTQSHLRQLNIEGKGPQVETISGRRYYSANDMLALRDYLEDNKKSDKRYYVPRRREGEAMQVVSVVNFKGGSGKTTTAAHLAQYLALTGHRVLAVDLDPQASLTSLFGIQPEMDDTQSFYEALRFDDERVPFSNIIQSTNIPGLDIVPANLMLQEYEYDVPLAISGKKGEEGRLFHIRIANALKSVDDQYDVVVIDCPPQLGYLTITALMASTGILITIHPQMLDIMSMSQFLMMLGGIMTSVADAGAQIKVNWFRYLVTRFEPTDIPQAQMVGFMQSMFAANMLKNPVLKSTAIADASIKKQTLYEVERGEFVRATYDRAMESLNSANSEIVDIIHQHWGRV, encoded by the coding sequence ATGACTACTGATAAAGCAAATCGTTTCGATTATCTTATTGCCGAGCAGGGCGAAAAAATCTCCAGTGCTTTAAATATGTTGCGCATGCAGCAATATCCGCCTGATGCGAAAAAAGGCTTACGCAAATTTCAAACCGCTGAAGTAGCGCAGTTAATTGGGGTTACCCAAAGTCATTTGCGGCAATTAAATATTGAGGGTAAGGGCCCGCAGGTCGAAACAATTAGCGGCCGGCGCTATTACAGCGCTAATGATATGCTGGCTTTGCGTGACTATTTGGAAGACAATAAAAAATCTGACAAACGCTATTATGTGCCGCGCCGCCGCGAGGGCGAGGCTATGCAAGTCGTGTCGGTGGTAAATTTTAAAGGTGGTAGCGGCAAAACCACCACAGCTGCCCATTTAGCGCAATATTTGGCTTTAACTGGCCACCGTGTTTTGGCGGTTGATCTTGATCCGCAGGCATCTTTAACCTCGCTTTTTGGTATTCAACCAGAAATGGATGACACGCAATCCTTTTATGAAGCATTGCGTTTTGATGATGAACGCGTGCCATTTTCCAACATTATCCAAAGCACCAATATTCCCGGTCTTGACATTGTACCGGCTAATTTGATGCTGCAAGAATATGAATATGATGTGCCACTTGCGATTTCGGGTAAAAAGGGGGAAGAGGGGCGGCTTTTCCATATTCGCATCGCCAATGCGCTAAAATCAGTTGATGACCAATATGACGTGGTGGTGATTGATTGTCCGCCGCAACTTGGTTATTTAACCATTACTGCGCTTATGGCATCGACGGGGATCTTAATTACCATTCATCCGCAAATGCTAGATATCATGTCGATGTCGCAATTTTTAATGATGCTTGGCGGCATTATGACATCGGTCGCCGATGCCGGTGCGCAAATTAAGGTAAACTGGTTTCGTTATCTCGTCACTCGGTTTGAGCCAACCGATATTCCACAAGCGCAGATGGTTGGCTTTATGCAAAGCATGTTTGCCGCAAATATGCTTAAAAATCCGGTTTTAAAATCTACAGCTATTGCTGATGCTAGCATTAAAAAACAAACGCTTTATGAAGTAGAGCGCGGCGAATTTGTGCGTGCTACCTATGATCGGGCAATGGAAAGTTTAAACTCTGCCAATAGTGAAATTGTTGACATTATCCACCAGCATTGGGGCAGGGTGTGA